The Oreochromis niloticus isolate F11D_XX unplaced genomic scaffold, O_niloticus_UMD_NMBU tig00007864_pilon, whole genome shotgun sequence genome has a segment encoding these proteins:
- the LOC109199589 gene encoding predicted GPI-anchored protein 58 — protein MQSPSSPTPSVQEAVSVPPILDSFSSMDFLQRDKHVKNVIVPQLLASLETVTCYRASPEVNLQPSADSGPLETENPAEDYTRLSLPEQGRCSAQLQSVLCLPEARVSAGPVLSLPEAHVPTGSALCYPEAHVPAGSALRVPGAPAPTGFWTVFAGGPEEPVQPPAVPGAASSMPPAAAATASSMLPAAVSSSTPAAAASSMPAAAPSSSPPAASAPSSSPPAASEPSSSPPAASEPSSSPPAASEPSSSLPAASEPSSSPPAASEPSSSPPAASEPSSSPPAASEPSSSPPAASEPSS, from the coding sequence ATGCAGTCTCCGTCTTCACCGACTCCCTCTGTACAGGAGGCTGTGTCTGTGCCTCCCATTTTGGATTCTTTTTCTAGTATGGATTTTttgcagagagacaaacacGTTAAAAATGTAATCGTTCCTCAACTGCTGGCTAGTTTAGAGACTGTTACTTGCTATAGGGCCTCACCAGAGGTTAACTTACAGCCCTCAGCtgactctggacccctggagaCTGAAAACCCAGCTGAGGACTACACCCGGCTGTCGCTGCCTGAGCAGGGTCGGTGCTCCGCGCAGCTGCAGTCTGTTCTGTGTTTGCCAGAGGCCCGTGTGTCTGCTGGTCCTGTTCTGTCCCTGCCAGAGGCCCATGTGCCTACTGGTTCTGCCCTGTGTTATCCAGAGGCCCACGTGCCTGCTGGTTCAGCCCTGCGCGTGCCAGGGGCCCCTGCGCCCACTGgtttttggactgtttttgCTGGGGGGCCCGAGGAGCCTGTCCAGCCACCAGCTGTTCCAGGAGCAGCTTCATCCATgccacctgcagcagcagcaacagcttcATCCATGCTGCCTGCAGCAGTCTcctcatccacgcctgcagccgcagcttcatccaTGCCTGCAGCCGCGCCTTCATCCTCGCCACCAGCGGCCTCCGCACCTTCATCCTCGCCTCCAGCGGCCTCCGAGCCTTCATCCTCGCCGCCTGCGGCCTCCGAGCCTTCATCCTCGCCGCCTGCGGCCTCCGAGCCTTCATCCTCTCTGCCAGCGGCCTCCGAGCCTTCATCCTCGCCGCCTGCGGCCTCCGAGCCTTCATCCTCGCCGCCAGCGGCCTCCGAGCCTTCATCCTCGCCGCCTGCGGCCTCCGAGCCTTCATCCTCGCCGCCTGCGGCCTCCGAGCCTTCATCCTAG
- the LOC109199590 gene encoding myelin-oligodendrocyte glycoprotein, which yields MTCGGMRVSRCMNADIRDSLYSETNVSQHASAVELYEEELFVLLPCEFPTFELDSPTVVWSRSDLSPPTVHQLQGDELKDPNQRYSGRTSMKTDALETGDLSLNLTNLHLSDSATYTCSVRSFRLRDVPLQVKEPFPSWAKALLVLLVLLVFLVLLVLLVLLVLLVLLVLLVLVLIVSGGLLFHFRHYFKSGSRTRP from the exons ATGACCTGTGGAGGAATGCGTGTTTCCAGATGTATGAACGCAGACATCCGGGACAGCCTATACAGCGAGACTAACG tttcccagcatgcctcggCTGTGGAGCTGTATGAGGAAGAGCTGTttgtcctgctgccctgtgaGTTTCCCACTTTTGAACTGGACAGCCCCACAGTGGTGTGGAGTCGCTCCGACCTCAGTCCTCCAACCGTCCACCAGCTTCAAGGAGACGAACTGAAAGATCCAAACCAGCGTTACAGCGGCCGAACATCCATGAAGACTGACGCTCtggaaactggagacctcagcctGAACCTGACCAACCTCCACCTGTCTGACAGCGCCACCTACACCTGCTCCGTCAGATCATTTAGACTGAGAGATGTCccactgcaggtcaaag AACCATTTCCATCCTGGGCCAAAGCTCTgttggttctcctggttctcctagttttcctggttctcctggttctgtTGGTTCTCCTGGtcctcctggttctcctggttctcctggttcttgTTCTCATCGTCTCTGGaggtcttttatttcatttccggCACTATTTTAAGTCAG GTTCTCGGACTCGTCCGTGA